In Helicoverpa zea isolate HzStark_Cry1AcR chromosome 3, ilHelZeax1.1, whole genome shotgun sequence, the following proteins share a genomic window:
- the LOC124645645 gene encoding HEAT repeat-containing protein 1: MAATSLAEQLKKLTVPQATIYKDDSKTISLLFDPKEAAAKDRDTFYEIGLSGLKELIAIYEGFRLFEDTLFSLSSKDFERAVQTKEVNQNLDQTIEKFLLQLSPYLLLQSSHKALEWLINRYHIHDYNQDAIMALILPYHGTKIFVRFVQLMDIKSTNNRWNWLMPIHKHGIALANQVLFNQCASNSGTLQFIAKTTLKYVKEFGDRASQLNTVFAFFCQTAIGVIDSSKKVTEAIINALLPTVIKAIDSPITDFRAAAYIILGYLFTKTSLKEDTLNEIALKLLTTEFDISYDVTILITMMYENEDHVTSMSEDILNNLSVDIITTLCNHMKKLVEKGNNIRAFLLAFLSSILPLIQGEDFWRYCKLPEILISEVDLKQQKPELIIKCILDAFQPQSNINTMDDGNESDIEIIDEEDESSGKVLNWYALFVKDLERQYPDAFDKVVKEQMSSDSKNSPKRRNQLSKLLGFKPAIAHKVGGTYLFENLNHVNAKLRIEAVNYIAKEFDALKAENSDFVKESIINRLNDDTPEVVNAALDIPNDSLKEVLNEIDATNSFVAIVGKGAKKWKPVVKKAITKFCKIEILPVNQETVLALVPYLFPNSEETAKLTWQILNSEWGKKFGLANKTKDLKGSIKGDHLKLCEVIFKALFVDKTVNLDNILDENQLNKSNTSDVCFYMLLKTSCLKNASVEELSAILNLLLESVENRSIVHSSEGQVFSSTIMPEFIKLCRENNMLFQIIEYIFSRVIEDMNIKDIPKPWCDVCKTPETILIRRLYEICVIGCAIPSYGENYVALLQKLLEKFFKNAREKFEFIANFACGHILYATDPKDVIGPELQLRSLKLLSNFLAVQENEKWLYDSDVVVLTILFCLNNPITAIRECVIDIVNKLLREEPDKKLIYVQLYEELMAHKEELVLDHNQITQVLNTILTQKDQNKMFRRNCLLKLVGILNSDAPSHIKSSFLKILCEVNNAVAFPHIVQALKALEQTLSENEFNTRFTFDIYESNMFQSVYSHINESTISTFSKEQVWNSIQAGLKEYRECILREDQSFVSPAVLILKQIDENVFNKVPEEKSNDLVYLIACAGAVSNNPSISSVASKVMKKIHLKFSHFKPILEKMLHVVDPAETVSKKKKSSVSMLSYQVTETDEWRLGVAFLEFVQSKKKMKLDNSFVSLLFQILNKCLRFEEQSYVEYTKQLILSSLWYYCKKFVDENDKDQMKSLKSVFDVELAVQCIRGTQNPQTHHHALILLSHAAFMLPEQVLHHTMEIFTFMGTSVLRHDDAYSFQIIIKIIETLIPILVKLDKNIEDYTEKELQQLQNRVVPVLRIFADCVLHVPEHRRLPLFKKLIETLGPSQFLWVFLALLLETHVAHFSEEKKTDKRNTRTLADQEAPINRIDFGQSIVLEFPPEIALENFIKLIIYIKSLPLQKDENTMDADVDPSDIFSVAGHSPLQLRHYKYMIITFMNTCLASSRFIQHSSQATDDKAMETNYKTFIINILTFIQTISKVSDDKSAKYWRVMLHHSYDLLDHTNNLLSAPMFLSVVRGLMKHTLQTVRRKSMELLNSKIQFSPELFEGVDKELLFSLLPPLLDIVKTIETRDENLSEIASQELELNQQTALLSLKLLTRMLASENPEPFKDVLETVTDYTCNPNIAGNVMASVVLCLAELCSNLKAHALVSLRKFMPALIKVLKKQRKAETQELVLLSTVTAIAKIVESLPLFLSPYLQKILYEYSILLAKWQSQDQECSKVSAIVTKLLTIKKKIASSIPPRVLIPVVNQTHQMLLEKEDYDAVGPVMLVLADSFANVTTADFTALQQDLTTFFLSALQLRSDAVEKDVDADVVDRAEDEVVNALVCLVLKLSETSFRPFYFKIYDWAIRTNVDGHKDRAITFYRLSSAIADKLKGLFVLFAGHFIKNASDLLDACNNSKTEDLYFDSEAKCLMLIKYIVKTLHTVFLYDSQSFLNKDRFETLMQPVVDQLENTLGGIQSLKSRATEYIIPCVSQFAVATADDSLWKLLNYQILLKTRHNDAEVRLTALDCLVAMATQLGSSWLPLLAESVPFLAELLEDGDSRIEASTKDAIRKLEQILGEPLEKYF, translated from the exons ATGGCTGCTACATCTTTAGCAGAGCAGCTGAAAAAGCTAACAGTACCCCAGGCAACGATCTACAAAGATGATAGCAAAACTATTTCTTTACTCTTTGACCCAAAGGAAGCAGCTGCGAAAGATCGCGATACTTTCTACGAAATCGGTCTAAGCGGGTTGAAAGAACTCATTGCAATTTATGAAGGATTTCGTCTATTTGAAGATACACTCTTCAGCCTATCATCCAAAGACTTTGAAAGAGCTGTACAGACCAAAGAGGTTAATCAAAACCTTGATCAGACCATAGAGAAGTTCTTACTACAGTTGTCACCTTACCTCCTTTTGCAGTCATCTCATAAAGCCCTGGAATGGCTGATAAATAGATACCATATTCATGATTATAATCAGGATGCTATTATGGCGTTAATCCTGCCTTACCATGGGACAAAGATATTTGTCCGTTTTGTACAGCTCATGGATATAAAATCAACTAATAACAGATGGAACTGGTTGATGCCTATTCACAAACATGGCATTGCTTTAGCCAATCAGGTTCTTTTCAACCAATGTGCATCTAATTCTGGTACTTTGCAATTCATTGCTAAAACTACTCTGAAATATGTTAAAGAGTTCGGTGACAGAGCATCGCAGCTGAACACCGTATTTGCCTTCTTTTGCCAAACCGCTATCGGCGTAATTGACTCGAGCAAGAAAGTTACTGAAGCTATCATTAATGCATTGTTACCAACTGTAATAAAAGCGATAGATTCTCCCATCACTGACTTCAGAGCAGCAGCATACATTATCCTAGGATATTTGTTTACTAAAACAAGTCTTAAAGAAGATACACTGAACGAAATAGCTCTTAAACTCTTGACAACAGAATTTGATATTTCTTATGATGTAACGATCTTGATTACGATGATGTATGAGAATGAAGACCATGTGACAAGTATGTCTGAAGATATACTGAATAATTTGTCGGTAGACATAATAACTACATTGTGCAATCATATGAAGAAGTTAGTTGAGAAAGGGAATAATATCAGAGCGTTTTTATTGGCATTCTTGTCGAGCATTCTGCCATTGATACAAGGTGAAGATTTCTGGAGGTATTGTAAGTTGCCAGAAATTCTGATTAGTGAAGTGGATCTGAAGCAGCAAAAGCCAGAATTGATTATCAA GTGTATCCTTGATGCTTTCCAGCCACAAAGTAACATAAACACAATGGATGATGGCAACGAAAGCGACATCGAAATTATTGATGAAGAAGACGAATCTTCCGGCAAAGTACTCAACTGGTACGCACTTTTCGTGAAAGATCTTGAGCGCCAATACCCTGACGCATTTGACAAAGTTGTTAAAGAACAAATGAGTTCCGATAGTAAGAATTCACCTAAAAGAAGGAATCAGTTGTCAAAACTGCTAGGTTTTAAACCTGCAATCGCACATAAGGTTGGTGGCACTTACCTTTTTGAAAACTTGAACCACGTCAATGCTAAATTACGTATTGAAGCAGTAAATTACATAGCAAAGGAGTTTGATGCATTGAAAGCTGAGAATTCTGACTTTGTCAAAGAATCCATAATCAACCGACTTAATGATGACACTCCTGAAGTTGTAAACGCAGCTTTAGATATACCTAATGATAGTTTGAAAGAGGTATTAAATGAAATAGATGCTACCAATTCTTTTGTCGCAATAGTTGGTAAGGGAGCCAAGAAATGGAAGCCTGTAGTCAAGAAAGCAATCACTaagttttgtaaaattgaaattttacCTGTGAACCAAGAAACTGTACTAGCTCTAGTACCATACCTCTTCCCAAATAGTGAAGAAACAGCAAAATTAACATGGCAGATACTGAATTCAGAATGGGGAAAGAAATTCGGACTCGCTAATAAAACTAAAGACCTAAAAGGATCAATAAAAGGAGACCATTTGAAATTATGCGAAGTCATTTTCAAGGCTttgtttgttgataaaactgttaACTTGGATAACATACTTGATGAGAATCAGTTGAACAAAAGTAATACTTCTGATGTCTGCTTTTATATGCTACTTAAAACTAGCTGCCTTAAAAATGCGTCTGTTGAAGAATTGTCTGCTATTCTAAATCTGCTTCTAGAGTCAGTTGAAAATAGGTCCATAGTACACAGTTCAGAAGGTCAAGTATTTTCAAGCACCATAATGCCGGAATTTATCAAGCTTTGTCGCGAAAATAACATGCTCTTCCAAATTATCGAATACATTTTCTCTAGAGTGATTGAAGACATGAATATTAAGGACATCCCTAAACCATGGTGTGATGTCTGCAAAACTCCTGAAACAATTCTCATTAGAAGATTGTATGAGATATGTGTGATTGGTTGTGCTATACCAAGTTATGGTGAAAACTACGTTGCTCTCCTCCAAAAACTTTTGGAGAAATTCTTCAAGAACGCTAGAGAGAAATTCGAGTTCATAGCCAACTTTGCTTGTGGACATATTCTTTATGCGACCGATCCTAAAGACGTTATTGGTCCTGAACTTCAGCTAAGAAGTCTCAAATTGCTTTCCAATTTTCTCGCTgtacaagaaaatgagaaatgGTTATATGATTCTGATGTGGTTGTGCTAACCATTCTGTTCTGCTTGAACAACCCCATAACAGCTATACGCGAGTGCGTCATCGATATTGTAAACAAATTGCTGAGAGAAGAACCAGATAAGAAGCTGATTTACGTCCAATTATACGAAGAATTAATGGCACATAAAGAGGAGTTGGTACTTGACCACAATCAAATAACACAGGTGTTGAATACTATTCTGACACAGAAAGACCAGAATAAAATGTTCAGACGCAACTGTCTTCTGAAACTTGTTGGTATTTTAAATTCTGATGCTCCATCTCATATCAAGTCTAGTTTCTTAAAGATTCTATGTGAAGTTAACAATGCTGTAGCTTTCCCGCATATAGTACAAGCTTTGAAGGCCTTGGAACAAACTTTGTCTGAAAATGAATTTAACACAAGATTTACGTTTGACATCTACGAGTCCAATATGTTCCAGAGTGTGTATAGTCACATCAATGAATCGACTATTTCTACATTCTCTAAAGAACAAGTATGGAATTCCATACAAGCAGGTCTGAAAGAGTATAGAGAGTGTATTTTACGAGAGGATCAATCATTCGTCAGTCCTGCAGTTTTGATATTAAAGCAAATAGACGAAAATGTCTTCAATAAAGTGCCAGAAGAGAAATCGAATGATCTTGTCTACTTGATCGCTTGTGCCGGAGCTGTAAGCAATAATCCATCGATTTCAAGTGTCGCCTCCAAGGTCATGAAGAAAATCCATCTGAAGTTCAGTCACTTCAAGCCGATATTAGAGAAAATGTTACACGTCGTTGATCCAGCTGAGACCGTGTCCAAGAAAAAGAAGTCTTCAGTTTCCATGTTGTCCTACCAAGTTACAGAAACAGATGAATGGAGATTGGGAGTTGCTTTCCTTGAATTCGTTCAAAGCAAAAAGAAGATGAAGCTGGATAACTCATTTGTTTCTCTTCTGTTccaaatattaaacaaatgcTTGAGATTTGAGGAGCAGTCTTACGTGGAGTACACCAAACAGCTGATATTGTCATCTCTCTGGTATTATTGCAAGAAATTCGTTGACGAAAACGATAAGGATCAAATGAAGTCTCTAAAATCCGTATTTGATGTAGAATTAGCTGTGCAATGTATCAGAGGCACACAGAATCCTCAAACTCACCATCATGCTTTGATCCTCTTGTCTCATGCTGCGTTCATGTTGCCGGAACAAGTTCTTCACCATACGATGGAGATATTTACATTTATGGGCACATCAGTGCTAAGACATGACGACGCGTACAGCTTCCAAATAATCATTAAGATCATAGAAACTCTGATACCTATTTTGGTCAAGTTAGATAAGAACATTGAGGATTATACTGAAAAAGAACTGCAACAATTGCAAAACCGTGTAGTCCCAGTTTTGCGTATTTTCGCAGACTGTGTGCTACATGTTCCGGAGCACAGAAGACTTCCCTTATTCAAAAAACTTATAGAAACTCTTGGACCAAGTCAATTCCTTTGGGTATTCCTAGCTTTATTGCTCGAAACACATGTTGCTCACTTCAGTGAAGAGAAGAAAACTGACAAGCGTAACACTAGAACATTAGCAGATCAGGAAGCTCCTATAAATCGCATTGATTTTGGCCAAAGCATCGTTTTGGAGTTCCCACCAGAAATTGCTTTAGAAAACTTCATAAAACTGATAATCTATATAAAGTCCTTACCTTTGCAGAAGGATGAGAACACAATGGATGCTGATGTTGATCCTAGTGACATATTTAGCGTAGCAGGACATAGTCCATTACAACTACGTCATTACAAATACATGATAATTACTTTCATGAACACCTGCCTAGCTTCGTCTAGGTTTATCCAGCATTCCAGCCAGGCTACTGATGATAAAGCCATGGAAACAAACTATAAGACCTTCATCATCAACATACTGACTTTCATTCAAACAATATCCAAAGTATCTGATGATAAAAGTGCTAAATATTGGCGTGTCATGCTGCATCACAGTTATGACTTGCTTGACCATACAAACAATTTACTATCGGCACCTATGTTCTTGTCCGTAGTCAGGGGTCTTATGAAACATACACTGCAAACTGTCAGAAGGAAGTCTATGGAGCTCCTGAACTCCAAGATCCAGTTCAGTCCAGAATTATTTGAAGGAGTTGACAAAGAGTTACTGTTCTCCTTACTGCCTCCTCTTTTGGATATTGTCAAAACAATTGAAACAAGAGATGAGAACTTGAGTGAGATTGCTTCTCAAGAATTGGAGTTGAACCAGCAAACAGCTCTTCTATCCTTGAAATTATTAACGAGAATGCTGGCATCAGAGAACCCTGAACCATTTAAGGACGTCTTGGAAACAGTCACTGATTATACTTGCAATCCTAATATAGCTGGAAATGTTATGGCCTCAGTGGTTTTATGTCTGGCTGAACTGTGCAGCAACTTAAAGGCCCATGCTTTAGTAAGTCTTCGGAAATTCATGCCAGCTCTGATCAAAGTGCTCAAAAAGCAGCGAAAGGCAGAAACACAAGAATTGGTACTGCTCAGTACAGTGACAGCAATTGCTAAGATAGTGGAAAGCCTCCCACTTTTCCTGAGTCCTTACTTGCAGAAAATATTGTATGAGTACTCAATTCTGTTGGCCAAATGGCAAAGTCAGGATCAGGAGTGCAGTAAAGTGTCCGCTATAGTCACCAAGCTTTTGACGATCAAGAAGAAAATCGCCAGTTCTATACCACCTAGAGTTCTCATTCCTGTTGTAAATCAAACTCACCAGATGCTCTTAGAAAAGGAGGATTATGATGCTGTTGGTCCTGTTATGTTGGTACTCGCTGACAGTTTTGCCAATGTCACGACAGCAGATTTCACGGCTCTTCAACAGGACTTGACAACGTTCTTCTTAAGTGCCCTTCAGCTTAGAAGTGATGCAGTAGAAAAAGATGTAGATGCTGATGTTGTGGATAGGGCTGAAGATGAAGTGGTGAATGCCCTTGTGTGTTTGGTTTTGAAGCTGTCGGAAACCAGCTTTAGGCCGTTCTATTTCAAGATCTATGACTGGGCTATAAGGACCAATGTTGATGGGCATAAGGATCGGGCTATTACGTTTTACag ATTAAGCAGTGCCATAGCAGACAAACTGAAAGGCCTATTCGTTCTCTTCGCTGGTCATTTCATCAAAAATGCTTCAGATCTTCTCGATGCCTGCAACAATAGCAAAACTGAAGACCTATACTTCGACTCTGAAGCAAAATGCCTAATGTTAATCAAGTATATTGTGAAAACTCTTCATACTGTGTTCTTGTATGACAGTCAAAGTTTCTTAAACAAGGATAGATTTGAAACATTGATGCAGCCTGTTGTGGATCAGCTGGAGAACACTTTGGGTGGGATTCAGAGCCTTAAGTCAAGGGCCACAGAGTACATTATTCCTTGTGTGTCTCAGTTTGCGGTGGCTACGGCGGATGACTCACTGTGGAAATTGTTGAATTATCAGATTTTGTTGAAGACGAGGCATAATGATGCTGAAGTCAG GTTGACAGCCCTGGATTGTCTGGTTGCTATGGCAACACAACTAGGCAGCAGCTGGTTACCGCTCTTGGCTGAAAGCGTTCCATTCTTAGCAGAACTACTGGAAGATGGCGACTCAAGGATAGAAGCGTCCACTAAAGATGCCATTAGAAAGCTCGAACAGATATTGGGAGAGCCCcttgaaaaatacttttaa
- the LOC124646204 gene encoding esterase FE4-like, with protein MFVSHKWLVLWSLWAARFVRQPTPIRQLQDGSLLRGQYSPDGTHQRYFGIPYASSEFKYRFKAPGPVPKWEGVFEATRENIRCPQVYNNYLSLVVGPEDCLVLNVYTPNDAWDGVPLPVMVFVHGGGFKEGSGSALLYGPDYLVAKGVVLVTINYRLAIGGFACLGIKEAPGNAGLKDQVAALKWVQKNIRAFGGNPDDVTLFGESAGGASVSYHLLSPMSKGLFHRAIIQSGSSLGTWTRQRSPLKLASAVAKVLGHNTEEPHELYRIFKNTAINDLIAADIPRTKGRLMFAHLPFVPCVEKPLDGVEPFITDTPYNILSKGKFNKVPVIIGSNSEEGYMFAVKETDETLKNIDFEVTLELFDLKFPSDAVRKKEAETLKKLHMGDDEISWETLGKLSKLHGEPYFNIPGHIETGLILKSSDKPVYNYLFKYDGRRNIPKKIMAGRKFSKAPGATHADELFYLFSLFPFLKMFEDKMIETMTTLWTNFAKYGTPTPQGSEFKWPPTSLTSPTRLEINEPLAIAPATLWTPTLQYWEYLYDKYRAKDL; from the exons ATGTTCGTTAGTCACAAGTGGTTAGTGCTGTGGTCTCTTTGGGCGGCCCGATTTGTGCGACAACCGACACCAATTCGTCAGTTGCAGGACGGATCGCTTCTTCGAGGACAATACTCCCCGGATGGCACACATCAACGGTATTTCGGCATACCTTACGCCAGTTCTGAATTCAAGTACAGATTTAAG GCTCCCGGTCCCGTACCAAAATGGGAGGGTGTCTTCGAAGCTACTCGAGAGAATATAAGATGTCCACAAGTGTACAATAATTACCTATCGCTAGTGGTAGGACCAGAAGACTGTCTTGTTCTGAACGTGTATACCCCAAACGACGCATGGGATGGCGTCCCCCTACCCGTTATGGTATTCGTACATGGTGGGGGCTTCAAGGAAGGATCGGGGTCAGCTCTACTTTACGGCCCCGACTACTTAGTCGCTAAAGGCGTAGTCCTCGTCACAATTAACTACAGATTAGCCATCGGCGGCTTCGCATGTCTCGGTATCAAGGAAGCGCCAGGAAATGCAGGATTAAAGGACCAAGTAGCTGCACTTAAATGGgtccaaaaaaatattcgagCCTTCGGTGGAAACCCTGATGATGTCACGTTGTTTGGTGAAAGTGCGGGCGGTGCTTCGGTTTCTTACCATCTGCTATCACCAATGTCTAAAGGACTGTTCCATAGAGCTATCATACAAAGCGGGTCGTCTCTGGGAACGTGGACTAGACAGAGATCCCCGTTAAAACTCGCCAGTGCTGTAGCAAAAGTTTTAGGACACAATACTGAAGAGCCACACGAATTATATAGAATTTTTAAGAACACAGCTATAAATGATTTAATTGCTGCAGATATACCGAGGACTAAAGGACGGCTGATGTTTGCACATCTACCATTCGTGCCGTGCGTAGAGAAGCCGCTAGATGGCGTTGAACCATTCATAACAGATACtccttataatattttaagtaaaggAAAATTCAACAAAGTGCCTGTTATTATAGGTTCTAACAGCGAAGAAGGATACATGTTCGCTGTAAAAGAGACTGATGAGACTTTGAAAAACATTGACTTCGAAGTCACATTAGAATTATTTGACTTAAAATTCCCATCTGATGCTGTACGGAAAAAAGAGGCTGAAACTCTCAAGAAACTCCATATGGGTGATGACGAAATATCCTGGGAAACGTTAGGAAAATTGTCGAAATTACATGGAGAGCCGTATTTTAATATACCGGGGCATATTGAGACAGGACTTATATTAAAGAGTAGTGACAAACCGGTATACAATTACCTATTTAAGTATGATGGTCGGAGAAATATTCCAAAGAAAATAATGGCTGGACGGAAATTTTCGAAAGCCCCTGGAGCTACTCATGCTGACGAGTTGTTCTATCTCTTTAGCTTGTTCCCATTTTTGAAAATGTTCGAAGACAAAATGATTGAGACTATGACAACGTTGTGGACTAATTTTGCTAAATATGG GACGCCTACTCCACAAGGCAGCGAGTTCAAGTGGCCTCCCACATCCTTGACCTCACCAACTAGATTGGAGATTAATGAGCCCCTAGCCATCGCTCCAGCAACACTGTGGACGCCCACGTTACAATACTGGGAATATTTGTATGATAAATATCGGGCAAAGGATCTGTGA